One Thunnus albacares chromosome 12, fThuAlb1.1, whole genome shotgun sequence genomic region harbors:
- the LOC122993348 gene encoding cullin-3-like isoform X1 translates to MSNLKGGTKKDTKMRIRAFPMTMDEKYVNNIWDLLKNAIQEIQRKNNSGLSFEELYRNAYTMVLHKHGEKLYTGLREVVTEHLINKVREDVLNSLNNNFLQTLNQAWNDHQTAMVMIRDILMYMDRVYVQQNNVENVYNLGLIIFRDQVVRYGCIRDHLRQTLLDMIARERKGEVVDRGAIRNACQMLMILGLDGRSVYEEDFEGPFLDMSAEFFQMESQKFLAENSASVYIKKVEARINEEIERVMHCLDKSTEEPIVKVVERELISKHMKTIVEMENSGLVHMLKNGKTEDLACMYKLFSRVPNGLKTMCECMSSYLREQGKALVSEEGEGKNPVDYIQGLLDLKTRFDRFLLESFNNDRLFKQTIAGDFEYFLNLNSRSPEYLSLFIDDKLKKGVKGLTEQEVESILDKAMVLFRFMQEKDVFERYYKQHLGRRLLSNKSVSDDSEKNMISKLKTECGCQFTSKLEGMFRDMSISNTTMDEFRQHIQSTSASLSGVDLTVRVLTTGYWPTQSATPKCTIPPAPRHAFEVFRRFYLAKHSGRQLTLQHHMGGADLNATFYGAVKKEDGSEVGVGGAQVTGSNTRKHILQVSTFQMTILMLFNNREKCTFEEIQQETDIPERELVRALQSLACGKPTQRVLTKEPKSKEIENGHVFTVNDQFTSKLHRVKIQTVAAKQGESDPERKETRQKVDDDRKHEIEAAIVRIMKSRKKMQHNVLVAEVTQQLRARFLPSPVVIKKRIEGLIEREYLARTPEDRKVYTYVA, encoded by the exons ATGTCCAACCTCAAAGGCGGCACCAAGAAGGACACCAAGATGAGGATACGAGCCTTTCCC ATGACAATGGATGAGAAGTATGTGAACAACATCTGGGACCTTCTAAAGAATGCCATCCAGGAGATCCAGAGGAAGAACAACAGTGGGCTAAGCTTTGAGGAGCTGTACAGGAACGCCTACACGATGGTGCTCCACAAGCATGGGGAGAAGCTCTACACGGGCCTGAGGGAAGTCGTCACAGAGCACCTCATCAACAAA GTACGGGAAGACGTCCTAAACTCTCTAAATAATAACTTTCTGCAAACACTGAACCAGGCCTGGAATGACCATCAAACTGCCATGGTTATGATCAGAGACATCCTCATGTACATG GACCGGGTCTATGTTCAGCAAAACAATGTGGAGAATGTGTACAACCTCGGCCTCATCATATTCAGGGACCAGGTGGTGCGCTACGGCTGCATTCGAGACCACTTACGGCAGACGTTACTGGACATGATTGCACgtgagaggaagggagaggttGTAGACAG GGGGGCAATCAGAAACGCTTGCCAGATGCTGATGATTCTTGGCCTGGATGGCAGGTCTGTATATGAGGAGGACTTCGAGGGCCCTTTCTTAGATATGTCAGCTGAATTCTTCCAG ATGGAGAGCCAAAAGTTCCTAGCAGAAAACAGTGCCAGTGTCTACATTAAGAAGGTAGAGGCCAGAATCAATGAGGAGATTGAGCGAGTAATGCACTGCCTGGACAAGTCGACAGAGGAGCCCATTGTCAAGGTGGTGGAAAGGGAGCTCATATCTAAACACATGAAGACTATTGTAGAGATGGAGAACTCTGGTCTTGTCCATATGCTGAAGAATGGCAAGACAGAAG ACCTGGCATGCATGTACAAGCTGTTCAGTCGTGTGCCAAATGGCCTGAAAActatgtgtgagtgtatgagCTCTTACTTGAGAGAGCAGGGAAAGGCGCTTGTGTCAGAAGAAGGAGAGGGCAAGAACCCTGTCGACTATATCCAG GGCCTGCTGGACCTGAAGACACGATTTGATCGTTTCCTCCTGGAGTCCTTCAACAATGACAGATTGTTCAAACAAACCATAGCTGGAGACTTTGAGTATTTTCTCAACCTCAACTCCCGCTCACCAGAGTACCTATCGCTCTTCATAGATGATAAGCTCAAGAAGGGAGTCAAAGGG TTGACAGAACAGGAGGTGGAGTCGATCCTGGACAAGGCGATGGTGCTGTTCAGGTTCATGCAGGAGAAAGATGTGTTTGAAAGGTACTACAAGCAGCATCTGGGCCGCAGGCTGCTCAGCAACAAGAGTGTCTCAGATGACTCAGAGAAGAACATGATTTCTAAGCTCAAG ACAGAATGTGGCTGTCAGTTCACCTCAAAACTGGAAGGGATGTTTAGAGACATGAGCATCTCCAACACTACCATGGATGAGTTCAGGCAGCATATACAGTCCACATCG GCATCTCTAAGTGGTGTGGACCTCACAGTAAGAGTCCTCACTACTGGTTACTGGCCTACACAGTCGGCAACTCCCAAATGCACCATCCCCCCTGCTCCCAGACACGCCTTTGAAGTCTTTAGGAG GTTTTATCTCGCCAAACACAGTGGTAGACAGCTCACATTGCAGCACCACATGGGTGGGGCAGACCTAAATGCAACTTTCTATGGGGCTGTTAAAAAG GAGGATGGTTCAGAAGTGGGTGTGGGAGGCGCCCAGGTGACGGGCTCTAACACCCGTAAGCACATACTGCAAGTCTCCACCTTCCAGATGACCATCCTCATGCTCTtcaacaacagagaaaagtgCACTTTTGAG GAGATCCAGCAGGAGACAGATATTCCTGAGCGGGAGCTGGTGCGAGCGTTGCAGTCTTTGGCCTGTGGGAAACCCACACAGAGAGTTCTCACCAAGGAGCCAAAATCCAAGGAGATTGAGAACGGCCATGTGTTTACAGTCAATGATCAGTTTACTTCCAAACTGCACAGAGTCAAAATACAGACAG TTGCTGCTAAACAAGGGGAATCAGACCCTGAAAGGAAAGAGACGCGGCAGAAAGTGGATGATGACAGGAAGCATGAGATTGAGGCAGCCATTGTCCGAATCATGAAGTCGAGGAAGAAGATGCAGCACAATGTCCTGGTGGCGGAG GTGACTCAGCAGCTCCGGGCTCGTTTTCTTCCCAGTCCTGTGGTAATCAAAAAGCGTATAGAAGGACTAATAGAAAGAGAATACTTGGCGAGGACACCAGAGGACCGTAAAGTGTACACCTACGTTGCATAG
- the LOC122993348 gene encoding cullin-3-like isoform X2 → MTMDEKYVNNIWDLLKNAIQEIQRKNNSGLSFEELYRNAYTMVLHKHGEKLYTGLREVVTEHLINKVREDVLNSLNNNFLQTLNQAWNDHQTAMVMIRDILMYMDRVYVQQNNVENVYNLGLIIFRDQVVRYGCIRDHLRQTLLDMIARERKGEVVDRGAIRNACQMLMILGLDGRSVYEEDFEGPFLDMSAEFFQMESQKFLAENSASVYIKKVEARINEEIERVMHCLDKSTEEPIVKVVERELISKHMKTIVEMENSGLVHMLKNGKTEDLACMYKLFSRVPNGLKTMCECMSSYLREQGKALVSEEGEGKNPVDYIQGLLDLKTRFDRFLLESFNNDRLFKQTIAGDFEYFLNLNSRSPEYLSLFIDDKLKKGVKGLTEQEVESILDKAMVLFRFMQEKDVFERYYKQHLGRRLLSNKSVSDDSEKNMISKLKTECGCQFTSKLEGMFRDMSISNTTMDEFRQHIQSTSASLSGVDLTVRVLTTGYWPTQSATPKCTIPPAPRHAFEVFRRFYLAKHSGRQLTLQHHMGGADLNATFYGAVKKEDGSEVGVGGAQVTGSNTRKHILQVSTFQMTILMLFNNREKCTFEEIQQETDIPERELVRALQSLACGKPTQRVLTKEPKSKEIENGHVFTVNDQFTSKLHRVKIQTVAAKQGESDPERKETRQKVDDDRKHEIEAAIVRIMKSRKKMQHNVLVAEVTQQLRARFLPSPVVIKKRIEGLIEREYLARTPEDRKVYTYVA, encoded by the exons ATGACAATGGATGAGAAGTATGTGAACAACATCTGGGACCTTCTAAAGAATGCCATCCAGGAGATCCAGAGGAAGAACAACAGTGGGCTAAGCTTTGAGGAGCTGTACAGGAACGCCTACACGATGGTGCTCCACAAGCATGGGGAGAAGCTCTACACGGGCCTGAGGGAAGTCGTCACAGAGCACCTCATCAACAAA GTACGGGAAGACGTCCTAAACTCTCTAAATAATAACTTTCTGCAAACACTGAACCAGGCCTGGAATGACCATCAAACTGCCATGGTTATGATCAGAGACATCCTCATGTACATG GACCGGGTCTATGTTCAGCAAAACAATGTGGAGAATGTGTACAACCTCGGCCTCATCATATTCAGGGACCAGGTGGTGCGCTACGGCTGCATTCGAGACCACTTACGGCAGACGTTACTGGACATGATTGCACgtgagaggaagggagaggttGTAGACAG GGGGGCAATCAGAAACGCTTGCCAGATGCTGATGATTCTTGGCCTGGATGGCAGGTCTGTATATGAGGAGGACTTCGAGGGCCCTTTCTTAGATATGTCAGCTGAATTCTTCCAG ATGGAGAGCCAAAAGTTCCTAGCAGAAAACAGTGCCAGTGTCTACATTAAGAAGGTAGAGGCCAGAATCAATGAGGAGATTGAGCGAGTAATGCACTGCCTGGACAAGTCGACAGAGGAGCCCATTGTCAAGGTGGTGGAAAGGGAGCTCATATCTAAACACATGAAGACTATTGTAGAGATGGAGAACTCTGGTCTTGTCCATATGCTGAAGAATGGCAAGACAGAAG ACCTGGCATGCATGTACAAGCTGTTCAGTCGTGTGCCAAATGGCCTGAAAActatgtgtgagtgtatgagCTCTTACTTGAGAGAGCAGGGAAAGGCGCTTGTGTCAGAAGAAGGAGAGGGCAAGAACCCTGTCGACTATATCCAG GGCCTGCTGGACCTGAAGACACGATTTGATCGTTTCCTCCTGGAGTCCTTCAACAATGACAGATTGTTCAAACAAACCATAGCTGGAGACTTTGAGTATTTTCTCAACCTCAACTCCCGCTCACCAGAGTACCTATCGCTCTTCATAGATGATAAGCTCAAGAAGGGAGTCAAAGGG TTGACAGAACAGGAGGTGGAGTCGATCCTGGACAAGGCGATGGTGCTGTTCAGGTTCATGCAGGAGAAAGATGTGTTTGAAAGGTACTACAAGCAGCATCTGGGCCGCAGGCTGCTCAGCAACAAGAGTGTCTCAGATGACTCAGAGAAGAACATGATTTCTAAGCTCAAG ACAGAATGTGGCTGTCAGTTCACCTCAAAACTGGAAGGGATGTTTAGAGACATGAGCATCTCCAACACTACCATGGATGAGTTCAGGCAGCATATACAGTCCACATCG GCATCTCTAAGTGGTGTGGACCTCACAGTAAGAGTCCTCACTACTGGTTACTGGCCTACACAGTCGGCAACTCCCAAATGCACCATCCCCCCTGCTCCCAGACACGCCTTTGAAGTCTTTAGGAG GTTTTATCTCGCCAAACACAGTGGTAGACAGCTCACATTGCAGCACCACATGGGTGGGGCAGACCTAAATGCAACTTTCTATGGGGCTGTTAAAAAG GAGGATGGTTCAGAAGTGGGTGTGGGAGGCGCCCAGGTGACGGGCTCTAACACCCGTAAGCACATACTGCAAGTCTCCACCTTCCAGATGACCATCCTCATGCTCTtcaacaacagagaaaagtgCACTTTTGAG GAGATCCAGCAGGAGACAGATATTCCTGAGCGGGAGCTGGTGCGAGCGTTGCAGTCTTTGGCCTGTGGGAAACCCACACAGAGAGTTCTCACCAAGGAGCCAAAATCCAAGGAGATTGAGAACGGCCATGTGTTTACAGTCAATGATCAGTTTACTTCCAAACTGCACAGAGTCAAAATACAGACAG TTGCTGCTAAACAAGGGGAATCAGACCCTGAAAGGAAAGAGACGCGGCAGAAAGTGGATGATGACAGGAAGCATGAGATTGAGGCAGCCATTGTCCGAATCATGAAGTCGAGGAAGAAGATGCAGCACAATGTCCTGGTGGCGGAG GTGACTCAGCAGCTCCGGGCTCGTTTTCTTCCCAGTCCTGTGGTAATCAAAAAGCGTATAGAAGGACTAATAGAAAGAGAATACTTGGCGAGGACACCAGAGGACCGTAAAGTGTACACCTACGTTGCATAG